In Corynebacterium aquatimens, one genomic interval encodes:
- a CDS encoding alanine/glycine:cation symporter family protein gives MDSALSFVDGTLNDIIWKLVPLFLVAGGIYFGLRTIFVQIRLVPEMVKAMSETPKGKDHDGRDLDEEYGGISAFKSFTISAASRVGTGNVAGVALAISVGGPGAVFWMWMLALIGGATSFVESTLAQLWKTKDADGNYHGGPAYYMTRGLGWAPLAAVFSVFLAITYGFVYNAIQSNSIVEAVGGSLGTDSVTVKAVVAVVLSVLTATVIFGGVTRIANWTQIIVPFMAGAYILIGVWVLIVNASEIPGMISLIVGHALGFKQVAGATFGMAFMHGMRRGLFSNEAGMGSAPNAAATATVSHPVKQGLVQTLGVYFDTLIVCSITAFIVLLGPAVNYGKDDIQGAALTQSALADSVGSWGAHFITFILFFLAFSSVLGNYYLAQANIEYLTDNKAVMTGFRVVVIGFVIFGAFGTVPLVWALGDTMAGLLAMMNIAAIIPLGGVAIKLLKNFNEQRAQGMDPVFHRDMLPELQNIEFWDGSDPVTRRSIEDRVTAHHARRAGETNDEGGLSGGFLKPEER, from the coding sequence ATGGATTCCGCGCTTAGTTTCGTTGACGGCACGCTCAACGACATAATTTGGAAACTGGTACCGCTCTTCCTCGTGGCGGGAGGCATTTACTTCGGTCTGCGCACCATCTTCGTGCAGATCCGCTTGGTGCCAGAAATGGTCAAGGCGATGTCCGAAACCCCGAAGGGCAAGGACCACGATGGCCGCGACTTGGACGAAGAGTACGGCGGCATTTCCGCCTTCAAATCCTTCACTATTTCTGCCGCATCCCGCGTGGGTACCGGTAACGTCGCTGGCGTTGCGCTGGCGATCTCCGTGGGTGGCCCCGGCGCAGTGTTCTGGATGTGGATGTTGGCCCTCATCGGTGGTGCGACCTCCTTTGTGGAGTCCACGTTGGCGCAGCTGTGGAAGACCAAGGACGCGGACGGTAACTACCACGGTGGCCCCGCGTACTACATGACGCGTGGATTGGGCTGGGCCCCGCTGGCCGCTGTGTTCTCCGTCTTCCTGGCCATCACCTACGGCTTTGTCTACAACGCCATTCAGTCCAATTCCATCGTTGAGGCCGTGGGCGGATCACTGGGCACCGATTCGGTGACCGTCAAGGCCGTTGTCGCTGTCGTGCTGTCCGTTTTGACCGCGACCGTGATCTTCGGCGGCGTGACCCGCATTGCCAACTGGACGCAGATCATCGTTCCGTTCATGGCCGGTGCCTACATCCTCATTGGCGTGTGGGTTCTTATTGTCAACGCCAGCGAAATCCCCGGCATGATCTCCCTGATCGTCGGCCACGCCCTTGGCTTCAAGCAGGTCGCGGGCGCGACCTTCGGTATGGCTTTCATGCATGGCATGCGCCGCGGACTGTTCTCCAATGAGGCCGGTATGGGTTCCGCCCCGAACGCCGCCGCGACCGCAACCGTCTCCCACCCGGTCAAGCAGGGGCTGGTTCAGACCCTCGGCGTGTACTTTGACACACTCATCGTCTGTTCCATCACGGCTTTCATTGTGCTGCTCGGCCCTGCAGTCAACTACGGCAAGGACGATATCCAAGGCGCTGCTCTGACCCAGTCTGCGCTGGCCGACTCTGTGGGTTCTTGGGGCGCCCACTTCATCACCTTCATCCTGTTCTTCCTGGCATTCTCCTCGGTTCTGGGCAACTACTACCTTGCTCAGGCCAACATCGAGTACCTCACGGATAACAAGGCTGTGATGACCGGCTTCCGCGTCGTCGTCATCGGATTTGTCATCTTCGGTGCTTTCGGAACCGTTCCGCTCGTGTGGGCTCTGGGCGACACGATGGCCGGTCTTTTGGCCATGATGAACATCGCGGCGATCATCCCGCTCGGTGGGGTGGCCATCAAACTGCTGAAGAACTTCAACGAGCAACGTGCACAAGGCATGGACCCGGTCTTCCACCGCGACATGCTCCCTGAACTACAAAACATTGAGTTCTGGGACGGCTCCGATCCCGTTACCCGCCGCAGCATCGAGGACCGTGTCACCGCTCACCACGCCCGCCGCGCCGGCGAAACTAACGATGAGGGCGGCCTTAGCGGCGGCTTCCTCAAACCCGAGGAGCGCTAG
- a CDS encoding acylphosphatase — MTQKRLTAHVHGTVQGVGFRWWTKSQAKRLGLSGYAKNLDDGRVEVVAEGAEGDVDKLVALLKEEPTTTDRPGEVTHVATQYGEPKGAHGFEER, encoded by the coding sequence ATGACACAGAAAAGATTGACTGCCCACGTCCATGGCACCGTCCAGGGCGTGGGTTTCCGTTGGTGGACCAAGTCCCAGGCGAAGCGCCTTGGTCTTTCCGGCTACGCCAAAAACTTAGACGACGGCCGCGTTGAGGTCGTGGCGGAAGGCGCCGAAGGTGACGTCGATAAGCTAGTTGCTCTACTAAAAGAGGAACCGACGACGACCGACCGCCCCGGCGAGGTGACCCACGTTGCCACCCAGTACGGCGAACCGAAGGGCGCGCACGGCTTCGAAGAGCGGTAA
- a CDS encoding Fic/DOC family protein, with translation MTQRGGDITSWDDYFIPGTTVLRNHLGIVDAHQLSRAEVSLTALRLDELNQAPLPGDFDYAHFKAIHRYIFQDIYEWAGHERVAPTDRWMTKGGHAYYPAGDVLTEAAERQFRRLRQKNLLRDLPFDQFVVELAEIWGEINVIHPFREGNTRTQVVFFSHLTRNAGHELQPARFLDESLRDAFIEARFHSQDTGNNSRLADVLRLIVR, from the coding sequence GTGACACAACGCGGCGGCGACATCACGTCGTGGGATGACTATTTCATCCCGGGCACAACCGTATTGCGTAATCATTTAGGAATTGTCGACGCGCACCAGCTGTCTAGAGCCGAAGTCTCCCTGACTGCCTTGCGGCTCGATGAGCTGAACCAAGCACCGCTGCCCGGTGACTTCGACTACGCGCACTTCAAGGCGATCCACCGCTACATCTTCCAGGACATCTACGAATGGGCTGGTCATGAACGCGTGGCGCCTACTGACCGGTGGATGACAAAAGGTGGTCACGCGTATTACCCCGCAGGGGACGTTCTTACGGAAGCAGCCGAACGGCAGTTTCGCAGACTTCGGCAGAAGAATCTGCTGCGCGATCTTCCGTTTGATCAGTTCGTCGTTGAGCTCGCTGAAATCTGGGGAGAGATCAATGTCATCCACCCCTTCAGGGAGGGAAACACCCGCACGCAAGTCGTGTTCTTTTCTCACCTCACGCGCAACGCTGGTCACGAACTGCAACCCGCACGGTTCCTCGATGAGTCCCTCCGCGACGCATTCATTGAGGCCCGATTCCATAGTCAGGACACGGGTAATAATTCGCGGCTTGCGGATGTGCTCCGGCTGATTGTCCGCTAA
- a CDS encoding AAA family ATPase: MHLTSLTLKGFKSFASATTMKFERGICAVVGPNGSGKSNVVDALAWVMGEQGAKNLRGGKMEDVIFAGAGERGKLGRAEVTLTFDNSDRRLPIEYTEVAITRRMFRDGASEYEINGAKARLMDIQELLSDSGIGREMHIIVGQGKLAEILESRPEDRRSYIEEAAGVLKHRRRKEKAQRKLSGMQADLDRLTDLTEELGKQLKPLARQAEAAQRARSVQAELRDAKLSLAGHQIVTLRHAAHAAKSEAAKQAAHAEAAERELAEAVQRQTEIELQQAELAPEAEKAQSLWFEFSSLSERVSATQRVAAERASHVGAITAYVGQDPEELEQRAREADERYRNARDAADESATHLVQVRQRAAELAEVARAAEQEHLAQVRAHADRREGIVRLIAQEDSVATALEAAKDTAEKQAVAAEELRQRAAQMASEADEIAEKLEGFSAQREPLAHDVARATAEAETAERRLEDIRGQQRERERAVFSLTARIATLEETAPVTDAAEMLGDDFRPLAGFVTAAPGMDTALAAALGPHAEGLVGKLQGVDIVAQLHEASRTVLFDLGGATGDRGAVTQWRLDSTLPAGTSWLLDHVTVVPEITEAVVRLIVDVVVADSVEHARDAVLADPRLRAVTREGVLVGEGWVAAGTGSTSTVEVAAAVARAREELDTAQAALRELDGTLEGAKLAADDARMAVAARRAALKDHDANAESWRRDHARLRRIAEDAQKEFEKSSAAAATAEKRSVELADALAEIRDRLARVGDLDSIDEGFTPDTSARDSAQEELSAARAAEMEATLAARTTQQTAESLSGKGDVLRRQARHEREARARHAKAMEKRKAQAARAVTVEKHARELSDRIATALATATTRRDELAAQLAELNTAHAAARTHVTTVREQHTRLLSAANKTAIAREHAAVRLSEAESSAADALGIAIDDLLADHTPSDDFDVDAQKKRLKRAERGLSDKMCV; encoded by the coding sequence ATGCACCTGACATCGCTGACGCTGAAAGGATTCAAGTCCTTCGCGTCTGCGACGACGATGAAGTTTGAGCGCGGCATCTGCGCGGTGGTGGGGCCGAACGGGTCGGGAAAGTCGAACGTCGTTGACGCGTTGGCGTGGGTGATGGGAGAACAAGGCGCAAAGAATTTGCGTGGCGGGAAGATGGAAGACGTCATCTTCGCCGGTGCGGGGGAGCGCGGCAAGCTCGGGCGTGCGGAGGTCACGCTCACCTTTGACAACTCGGATCGGCGCCTGCCCATCGAATACACCGAGGTAGCAATCACCCGCCGGATGTTCCGCGACGGTGCCAGTGAGTATGAAATCAACGGCGCCAAGGCGCGCCTCATGGACATCCAGGAGCTTTTGTCCGACTCCGGGATTGGCCGGGAGATGCACATCATCGTCGGCCAGGGAAAGCTCGCAGAGATTTTGGAATCGCGCCCGGAGGATCGGCGCAGCTACATCGAAGAGGCCGCGGGTGTGCTCAAGCACCGGCGGCGTAAGGAAAAGGCGCAGCGCAAGCTCAGCGGAATGCAGGCGGACCTGGACCGCCTAACGGATCTCACCGAAGAACTGGGAAAGCAGCTCAAACCGCTCGCGCGCCAAGCGGAGGCAGCGCAGCGTGCGCGCAGCGTCCAAGCGGAGCTTCGCGACGCCAAGTTGAGCCTGGCCGGCCACCAGATCGTGACCTTGAGACACGCGGCACACGCCGCTAAATCGGAGGCAGCGAAACAGGCGGCCCACGCGGAAGCGGCAGAGCGCGAACTGGCCGAGGCGGTGCAACGCCAGACCGAGATTGAACTCCAGCAAGCAGAACTTGCACCGGAGGCGGAAAAGGCGCAGTCGTTGTGGTTCGAGTTTTCGTCGTTAAGCGAGCGCGTGTCCGCAACGCAACGTGTGGCGGCGGAGCGGGCGAGCCACGTCGGGGCGATCACGGCGTACGTGGGGCAGGACCCCGAGGAGCTTGAACAGCGCGCGCGGGAGGCGGACGAGCGCTACCGCAACGCGCGGGATGCAGCGGATGAGTCAGCGACACACCTCGTCCAGGTGCGGCAGCGTGCCGCGGAGCTCGCCGAGGTTGCCCGGGCCGCGGAGCAAGAGCACCTCGCGCAGGTGCGTGCGCACGCAGACCGCAGGGAAGGCATCGTGCGGCTGATTGCGCAAGAAGACAGCGTTGCCACAGCGCTGGAAGCGGCGAAAGACACCGCAGAGAAGCAAGCAGTCGCGGCTGAGGAATTGCGCCAGCGTGCAGCGCAGATGGCCAGCGAAGCCGACGAAATTGCAGAAAAGCTCGAAGGTTTTAGTGCGCAGCGTGAGCCGCTCGCCCATGACGTCGCGCGCGCTACCGCTGAGGCCGAGACAGCGGAGCGCCGCCTCGAGGACATCCGCGGCCAACAGCGCGAACGTGAGCGCGCAGTGTTCAGTCTGACCGCGCGTATCGCAACGCTGGAGGAAACAGCGCCCGTCACGGATGCCGCAGAGATGCTTGGCGACGACTTCCGGCCGCTCGCGGGTTTTGTCACCGCCGCACCGGGCATGGATACTGCGTTGGCTGCCGCGCTGGGTCCGCATGCGGAAGGGCTCGTGGGAAAACTGCAGGGCGTGGATATCGTGGCCCAGCTGCACGAGGCGAGCCGCACGGTGCTGTTTGACTTAGGCGGGGCTACTGGGGATCGCGGCGCGGTTACGCAGTGGCGCCTTGATTCCACTCTGCCGGCAGGCACGAGTTGGCTCCTAGACCATGTGACAGTTGTTCCGGAAATCACAGAGGCTGTGGTGCGGCTTATCGTCGACGTCGTTGTCGCGGACAGCGTGGAGCATGCGCGGGACGCCGTGCTGGCTGATCCGCGGCTGCGCGCTGTCACCCGCGAAGGGGTATTAGTCGGCGAAGGCTGGGTCGCCGCCGGCACCGGGTCCACATCCACGGTGGAAGTCGCCGCCGCAGTGGCCCGTGCGCGTGAAGAACTTGACACGGCGCAGGCAGCGCTGCGTGAGCTCGACGGCACGTTAGAAGGCGCGAAGCTTGCTGCCGATGACGCGCGCATGGCCGTCGCGGCGCGCCGGGCGGCGCTCAAAGACCATGACGCGAATGCGGAAAGCTGGCGGCGCGACCACGCGCGCTTGCGCCGGATCGCGGAGGACGCGCAGAAGGAATTTGAGAAGTCGTCGGCTGCCGCGGCCACAGCGGAGAAACGCTCCGTCGAACTCGCCGACGCGTTGGCAGAGATCCGCGATCGCCTCGCCCGCGTCGGGGACCTCGACAGCATCGATGAGGGGTTCACGCCGGACACTTCTGCCCGCGACAGTGCACAGGAGGAACTTTCCGCCGCCCGCGCCGCGGAAATGGAAGCAACTCTTGCCGCCCGCACCACGCAACAAACCGCAGAGTCACTCAGCGGGAAAGGCGATGTCTTGCGCCGTCAAGCACGCCATGAGCGTGAAGCCCGGGCGCGCCACGCCAAGGCCATGGAGAAGCGGAAGGCGCAGGCCGCGCGGGCGGTGACCGTCGAAAAGCATGCGCGTGAGCTCAGCGACCGCATTGCAACGGCATTGGCGACAGCGACGACGCGCCGCGACGAGTTAGCCGCTCAACTCGCGGAGCTCAACACTGCGCATGCGGCGGCGCGTACGCACGTGACCACGGTGCGTGAGCAGCACACGCGCCTGCTCAGTGCCGCGAACAAGACCGCAATCGCGCGTGAGCACGCCGCAGTGCGCCTCAGCGAGGCGGAGTCGAGTGCCGCTGACGCGTTGGGCATCGCCATCGATGACTTGCTGGCGGACCACACGCCCAGCGATGACTTCGACGTTGACGCGCAGAAAAAGCGCCTCAAGCGCGCTGAGCGCGGGTTAAGTGACAAAATGTGTGTCTGA
- a CDS encoding IS1249 family transposase — MTPNRPRCPSCHGETKKNGPTPKGSTRWRCKDCGATFIRHRTDQTQARDFTAFHAYVTGTASLNDVAGTLNVSRRTLDRRFAPFWLIDVPNTPDPHRVYDQIFIDGTYTDAGCLLVAASRDHVIAWHWAKSESAHAYTQLLSGIAAPLCVVLDGGQGALSAIKACWPNTLIQRCLVHAQRVVRRYTTTRPRTDAGKAIYALALKLTTITTVDQAREWTLRLHDFAVVYKAFLNEKTLLPKERRTLNHQWEWTHIRVRRAYNSLVHLSRNNWLFTYLQPPTDALEPDRWAATTNSLEGGINAQLKRIADAHRGRSGERQRKMLEWYLHSKTQLPDAPLQIARQCRFGQDQLAKVPDLVTKDRNESDHQTGRPAFYDNAIPTDYEHSVGIRKGPLK, encoded by the coding sequence GTGACACCAAACAGACCACGATGCCCCTCATGTCATGGGGAAACAAAGAAAAACGGTCCCACTCCCAAAGGCTCCACTAGGTGGCGGTGCAAAGACTGCGGAGCCACCTTCATACGCCACCGCACCGACCAAACCCAAGCTCGGGACTTCACAGCGTTTCACGCCTACGTCACTGGCACAGCGTCACTTAACGACGTAGCTGGTACCTTGAACGTCTCCCGCCGCACGCTCGACCGCCGGTTCGCCCCGTTTTGGCTCATCGATGTTCCCAACACCCCAGACCCACACCGGGTCTACGACCAGATTTTCATCGACGGCACCTACACCGACGCTGGCTGCCTGCTGGTTGCCGCAAGCCGCGACCACGTCATCGCCTGGCACTGGGCTAAAAGCGAATCAGCCCACGCCTACACTCAACTACTAAGCGGCATCGCCGCACCGTTATGCGTCGTCCTCGACGGCGGCCAAGGCGCCTTATCCGCCATCAAAGCCTGCTGGCCCAACACGCTGATCCAGCGCTGTCTCGTCCATGCCCAACGCGTTGTCCGCCGCTACACCACAACACGCCCCCGCACCGATGCCGGCAAGGCCATCTATGCACTAGCGCTGAAACTGACCACGATCACCACCGTGGACCAAGCCCGGGAATGGACGCTGCGTCTACACGACTTCGCAGTGGTCTACAAGGCCTTCCTCAACGAGAAAACACTCCTACCCAAAGAGCGCCGCACCCTCAACCACCAATGGGAATGGACCCATATCCGTGTGCGTAGGGCTTACAACTCGCTTGTGCACCTTTCACGCAACAACTGGCTGTTCACCTACCTCCAACCCCCGACAGACGCACTCGAACCCGACCGGTGGGCAGCAACCACCAACAGTCTTGAAGGCGGGATCAACGCCCAACTCAAACGCATCGCTGACGCCCACCGCGGCAGATCAGGAGAGCGGCAACGCAAAATGCTCGAATGGTACCTGCACTCGAAAACGCAACTGCCTGACGCCCCATTACAGATCGCCAGGCAGTGCAGGTTCGGACAAGATCAACTCGCCAAAGTTCCCGATCTCGTCACTAAAGACCGAAACGAATCCGACCATCAAACAGGCCGACCAGCCTTCTACGACAACGCTATCCCAACCGACTACGAACACTCAGTAGGAATCAGAAAAGGACCCCTCAAATAA